AGACGATAGAACCATGATCATGCACACCCATATCTGCTGTGGTTTTTTGACAAAGGTAGCAACCGAGTAGAAAACAAAGTGCGGTAAAAATTAAAAAGGTTTTTACGCCTAATAAGGAAAGTAAAATCACGCCTAAAATTGTTCCAGCCAAACTCCCCCAAGTGCCGGGAGCAGGATGAATTAAGCCTGAGCCAAAACCAACGGCAAGCAAATGAATAGGATTTAAAAGAGAGATTTTTTTAAGAGGATTATTTTCTGTCATTTTGATTCCTTAAAATGATCGAACCCACTTGAAAAAGTTATATACACAGGTTTTCCATCACGTAAAAAACGAGGCGAAAAGTCACCGCACTTTT
The Haemophilus influenzae DNA segment above includes these coding regions:
- a CDS encoding phosphatidylglycerophosphatase A translates to MTENNPLKKISLLNPIHLLAVGFGSGLIHPAPGTWGSLAGTILGVILLSLLGVKTFLIFTALCFLLGCYLCQKTTADMGVHDHGSIVWDEFIGVFIVLAAIPSLSWQWIVSAFVLFRFFDILKPFPIRYFDEKLESGFGIMVDDVLAAIYAVIVVFAIQYWML